From Sphingopyxis sp. MWB1, a single genomic window includes:
- a CDS encoding cytochrome P450 — MATQIRTAPETVNPLDVSRAELWSKDCWQEPMARLRAESPIYHCEDSKFGPYWSVTTYKPIQHIEALPKIFSSSWEYGGITVAGDGIEHLKEGEVPMPMFIAMDPPQHTAQRRTVAPAFGPSEIERMRADTLARTSALLDSLPIGESFDWVEKVSIELTTQMLAILFDFPWEERHKLTAWSDALGDIESFNTPEERQARLAIAYEMGAAFKQLWDRKAQQPGEHDLISIMLQSDAMSHMSHEEFMGNLILLIVGGNDTTRNSMSAYAYGLHCFPEERAKLEANHDPDLAVNAMHEIIRWQTPLAHMRRTAMEDTELFGHHIRKRDKIALWYASANRDESIFPDGDRIIVDRENARRHLAFGYGIHRCVGARVAELQLTTLISEMQRRRLRVNILEEPERVHASFVHGYRHMKVELERY, encoded by the coding sequence ATGGCCACCCAGATACGCACCGCCCCCGAGACCGTAAATCCGCTCGATGTCAGCCGCGCCGAGCTGTGGAGCAAGGATTGCTGGCAGGAGCCCATGGCGCGGTTACGCGCCGAATCGCCCATATATCATTGCGAGGATTCAAAGTTCGGTCCCTATTGGTCGGTCACCACCTACAAGCCGATCCAGCATATCGAGGCCTTGCCCAAGATTTTCTCATCGAGCTGGGAATATGGTGGCATCACCGTTGCCGGCGACGGGATCGAGCATCTGAAAGAGGGCGAAGTGCCCATGCCGATGTTCATCGCCATGGACCCGCCGCAGCATACGGCCCAGCGCCGCACCGTCGCCCCCGCCTTTGGCCCGTCCGAAATCGAACGCATGCGTGCCGACACGCTGGCGCGCACCAGCGCCCTGCTCGACAGCCTGCCCATTGGCGAAAGCTTTGACTGGGTCGAGAAGGTGTCGATCGAACTGACCACCCAGATGCTTGCCATTTTGTTCGATTTTCCCTGGGAGGAACGCCACAAGCTGACCGCCTGGTCCGATGCGCTGGGTGATATTGAAAGCTTCAACACGCCCGAGGAACGGCAGGCACGACTCGCCATCGCCTATGAAATGGGGGCGGCGTTCAAGCAATTGTGGGACCGCAAGGCACAGCAGCCCGGCGAGCATGATCTGATTTCGATCATGCTGCAATCCGACGCGATGAGCCATATGAGCCATGAGGAATTCATGGGCAATCTGATCCTGCTGATCGTCGGCGGCAATGACACGACGCGCAATTCCATGTCGGCCTATGCCTATGGGCTGCACTGTTTTCCGGAAGAGCGGGCCAAGCTGGAGGCGAATCACGACCCCGACCTTGCCGTCAATGCGATGCACGAGATTATCCGCTGGCAAACTCCGCTCGCCCATATGCGCCGCACCGCGATGGAGGACACCGAGCTTTTCGGACACCATATCCGCAAGCGCGACAAGATCGCGCTCTGGTATGCCTCGGCGAACCGCGACGAGAGCATTTTTCCCGATGGCGACCGCATCATTGTCGACCGCGAAAATGCGCGCCGCCACCTCGCCTTTGGTTATGGCATTCACCGCTGTGTCGGAGCGCGGGTCGCCGAATTGCAACTCACGACGCTGATTTCGGAGATGCAACGGCGGCGGCTGCGCGTCAATATCCTCGAAGAGCCGGAGCGCGTCCATGCAAGCTTCGTCCATGGCTATCGCCATATGAAGGTTGAACTGGAACGCTATTAG
- a CDS encoding ABC transporter ATP-binding protein, whose product MTSFCVEAEGLTKYFGSFKAVDNVALKIPAGSIYGVLGPNGAGKTTSLRMMLGIVDPDEGESRIFGERPQAVRHRIGYLPEERGLYPAMKAREAIAFMGALRGLGWSEGRRRAADFMTELGLERVIDEKIRKMSKGMAQMIQLVGSIVHAPDLIILDEPFSGLDPVNQERLEILVRRERDRGATIIFSTHVMAHAERLCDRIAIIARSQRRFEGTVEEARALLPMDVRYAPRADAAPEAVAALLPPGARLQNGIWHFPLADDAVEPLLAQITASHLGVATLSIMRPALHEAFVHIIRQVDEAAAGEVTA is encoded by the coding sequence TTGACCAGTTTCTGCGTGGAGGCAGAGGGCCTCACCAAATATTTCGGTAGCTTCAAGGCGGTTGACAATGTCGCGCTGAAAATTCCCGCAGGCAGCATTTATGGCGTTTTGGGGCCCAATGGCGCGGGCAAGACGACCAGCCTGCGGATGATGCTGGGCATTGTCGATCCCGACGAAGGCGAAAGCCGCATTTTTGGCGAACGTCCACAAGCGGTGCGCCACCGCATCGGCTATCTGCCCGAGGAACGCGGCCTTTATCCCGCAATGAAAGCGCGCGAGGCCATTGCCTTCATGGGCGCGCTGCGCGGTCTTGGCTGGTCCGAAGGACGCCGCCGTGCCGCCGATTTCATGACCGAGCTGGGCCTTGAGCGCGTGATCGACGAAAAGATTCGCAAAATGTCCAAGGGCATGGCGCAGATGATCCAGCTCGTCGGCTCGATCGTCCATGCGCCCGACCTGATCATCCTCGACGAGCCTTTTTCAGGGCTCGATCCGGTCAATCAGGAAAGGCTGGAAATATTGGTACGACGCGAGCGCGATCGGGGAGCGACCATTATCTTTTCCACCCATGTAATGGCGCATGCCGAACGCCTGTGCGACCGGATCGCGATTATAGCCCGGTCACAGCGGCGTTTTGAAGGCACGGTCGAGGAAGCGCGCGCGCTGCTGCCCATGGATGTGCGCTATGCCCCGCGCGCCGATGCTGCGCCCGAAGCGGTCGCGGCGCTGTTGCCCCCCGGGGCGCGGTTACAGAATGGCATCTGGCATTTCCCGCTGGCCGACGACGCGGTCGAGCCGCTGCTCGCGCAGATCACCGCCAGCCATTTGGGGGTGGCGACGCTGTCCATCATGCGTCCCGCCCTCCACGAAGCCTTTGTCCATATCATCCGGCAGGTGGATGAAGCCGCCGCCGGGGAGGTGACGGCATGA
- a CDS encoding adenosine kinase: MASTARFDVIAIGNAIVDVIARAEDSLIEAEGLVKGSMRLIDAEEAERLYASMGPAVEMSGGSAANTLAGMAALGCKCAFIGQVADDQLGHVFTHDLRALNVAYDTPPLAEGAPTARCLILVTPDGQRTMNTFLGASHLLEQAMIDEARIADSDILYLEGYLWDPPLSRAAMRRAIDVARGAGRKVAFTLSDAFIIDRHGDDFRALIKEGLFDILFANEVEICALAGVEDFDVAVAQVSAEVPLLVVTRSEKGAIAVVEGQRTEVGAEPIDAVIDTTGAGDLFAAGFLAGQAEGRSIAECLTMGAVCACEIIAQMGPRAQIDLKARVAAKLG, translated from the coding sequence ATGGCCTCCACCGCCCGTTTCGACGTTATCGCGATCGGCAACGCCATCGTTGATGTTATTGCCCGCGCCGAAGATTCGCTGATTGAAGCCGAAGGCTTGGTCAAAGGTTCGATGCGATTGATCGACGCCGAAGAGGCGGAGCGTCTTTATGCGAGCATGGGCCCGGCGGTCGAAATGTCGGGCGGCTCGGCGGCGAATACGTTGGCGGGCATGGCGGCGCTGGGATGCAAATGCGCTTTTATTGGACAGGTGGCTGACGATCAGCTTGGCCATGTTTTCACTCACGATCTGCGTGCGTTGAATGTGGCCTATGACACCCCGCCGCTGGCCGAAGGTGCGCCGACGGCACGCTGCCTCATACTGGTGACGCCCGATGGCCAACGCACGATGAACACCTTCCTGGGTGCGAGCCATTTGCTCGAACAGGCGATGATCGACGAAGCCCGCATCGCCGATTCCGACATCCTCTATCTCGAAGGCTATCTGTGGGATCCGCCGCTGTCGCGGGCCGCGATGCGCCGCGCGATTGACGTCGCGCGCGGGGCAGGACGCAAAGTGGCCTTCACCCTGTCCGACGCCTTTATCATCGACCGGCATGGCGATGATTTCCGGGCGTTGATCAAGGAAGGCCTGTTCGACATCCTGTTTGCGAACGAAGTAGAGATTTGCGCGCTGGCGGGCGTCGAGGATTTCGATGTCGCAGTGGCACAAGTGTCGGCCGAGGTGCCACTGCTCGTCGTCACGCGCAGCGAAAAGGGGGCCATCGCCGTTGTCGAGGGTCAGCGCACCGAGGTCGGCGCCGAACCCATTGACGCGGTGATTGACACTACTGGCGCAGGCGACTTGTTTGCTGCCGGTTTCTTGGCCGGGCAGGCCGAAGGCCGCTCCATTGCCGAATGCCTGACAATGGGTGCGGTTTGCGCGTGCGAGATTATTGCCCAAATGGGACCGCGCGCTCAAATTGACCTCAAGGCAAGGGTCGCCGCAAAGCTGGGTTGA
- the queG gene encoding tRNA epoxyqueuosine(34) reductase QueG — protein MTCPTPPSLEQRLEQVARDHGFGAFGIAPADAAPRTAERLSQWLADGCHGSMIWMENRAEQRGSPKGLWPAVRSIIALGMSYAPSVDPLALGDHPDRGRISVYAQGADYHDVVKKALKAVARWLVAEAPDAEVKVFVDTAPVMEKPLSAAAGLGWQGKHSNLVSRDHGSWLFLGAIYTTLELAPSAGARDRCGSCTACQTSCPTQAFPAPYRLDARRCISYLTIEHDGPIPVEFRRAMGNRIYGCDDCLAVCPWNKFADTAARHRAFLPRAELAAPSLGDLLSLDDAAFRQVFAGSPIKRIGRNRMVRNAAVAAGNSGDRTLRLRLEKLVDDEAEMVADAARWALDALDGN, from the coding sequence ATGACGTGTCCGACCCCACCTTCGCTGGAACAGCGCCTTGAACAAGTGGCGCGCGATCATGGCTTTGGCGCTTTTGGCATCGCGCCCGCCGATGCCGCGCCGCGCACCGCCGAACGGCTCAGTCAATGGCTGGCCGATGGCTGTCATGGCAGCATGATCTGGATGGAAAATCGCGCCGAGCAGCGCGGTTCGCCCAAAGGACTGTGGCCCGCGGTCCGCTCGATCATTGCGCTGGGCATGAGCTATGCTCCGTCGGTCGATCCGCTTGCCCTTGGCGATCATCCGGACCGCGGGCGGATTTCCGTCTATGCACAGGGCGCTGATTATCATGATGTCGTCAAAAAGGCGCTGAAGGCCGTGGCGCGCTGGCTGGTTGCCGAGGCACCGGATGCCGAGGTGAAGGTGTTTGTCGACACCGCGCCGGTCATGGAAAAGCCTTTGTCGGCGGCGGCTGGCCTCGGGTGGCAAGGGAAGCATAGCAATCTGGTCAGTCGCGATCATGGAAGCTGGCTCTTCCTCGGCGCCATTTACACGACGCTCGAACTTGCGCCCAGCGCGGGCGCGCGGGATCGCTGCGGCAGTTGCACCGCCTGTCAGACGTCCTGTCCGACCCAGGCTTTTCCGGCCCCCTATCGCCTCGATGCGCGGCGTTGCATTTCTTATCTGACGATTGAGCATGATGGCCCGATTCCGGTCGAATTCCGCCGCGCCATGGGCAATCGTATCTATGGCTGCGACGATTGTCTTGCCGTCTGCCCGTGGAACAAATTTGCCGACACAGCGGCGCGGCATCGCGCCTTTCTGCCGCGCGCCGAACTGGCCGCGCCTTCGCTTGGCGATCTGCTGAGCCTCGACGATGCAGCTTTCCGGCAGGTTTTCGCCGGATCGCCTATCAAGCGTATCGGACGCAATCGGATGGTTCGCAATGCCGCTGTGGCGGCAGGCAACAGCGGGGATCGGACGCTTCGCCTGCGGCTCGAAAAGCTGGTCGACGATGAAGCAGAGATGGTGGCGGATGCAGCGCGCTGGGCGCTGGATGCGCTCGACGGCAATTAG
- a CDS encoding ParA family protein → MIKIAVANQKGGVGKTTTAINLATALAATGWRTLIIDLDPQGNASTGLGIAQAQRESSSYELLRGDAGLADCAVATAVPRLDIVPATVDLSGAEIELIEYGDRLHRLQQALASAEAGRWDICLIDCPPSLGMLTLNALIAAESLIVPLQCEFFALEGLSQLLTTVERVRGRFNSELSILGVALTMFDRRNRLTDQVSDDVRECLGPVVFETVIPRNVRLSEAPSHGLPALIYDHRCPGSAAYIALARELIGRLSNVRKAA, encoded by the coding sequence ATGATCAAGATCGCAGTGGCCAATCAAAAGGGTGGCGTGGGAAAAACCACGACGGCGATTAATCTGGCGACCGCGCTAGCGGCAACCGGTTGGCGCACGCTGATCATTGACCTGGATCCGCAGGGTAACGCATCAACAGGGTTGGGCATTGCGCAAGCCCAGCGTGAAAGTTCGAGCTATGAATTGCTTCGCGGAGATGCCGGGCTAGCGGATTGTGCGGTGGCGACGGCAGTCCCGCGGCTCGACATCGTTCCGGCGACGGTGGATCTGTCGGGTGCCGAAATAGAGCTGATTGAATATGGCGATCGGCTTCATCGTTTGCAGCAGGCCCTTGCCAGTGCCGAAGCAGGGCGGTGGGATATTTGCCTGATCGACTGTCCGCCCTCGCTCGGCATGTTGACACTCAATGCGCTAATCGCGGCGGAATCGCTGATCGTGCCCTTGCAGTGCGAATTTTTTGCATTGGAAGGGCTCAGCCAGCTTTTGACGACGGTCGAACGGGTGCGCGGACGGTTTAATTCCGAACTAAGTATTTTGGGTGTGGCGCTGACGATGTTTGATCGGCGCAACCGGCTGACCGATCAAGTTTCCGACGATGTTCGCGAATGCTTGGGTCCTGTGGTGTTTGAAACCGTCATCCCTCGCAATGTTCGCTTGTCCGAAGCTCCGAGTCACGGGCTGCCGGCCTTGATCTACGACCATCGCTGCCCCGGATCGGCCGCTTACATCGCGCTGGCACGCGAATTGATTGGCCGCTTGTCCAATGTTCGGAAGGCGGCGTAA
- a CDS encoding glutathione S-transferase family protein, which translates to MIHLYHAPESRSTRMIALLEEIGEPYEIRPVSIFRLNMGEGMADPANPHPDKRVPAVEHEGQLLAESVAITLYLCDRFPAAGLAPAAGDPQRGEYLTWLCWYAAEMEPAMFMKLLGERENPVRRYLYDGVVKRLESILSHQPYLLGDRYSAADFIVGSALNFARAAFPESEALDAFAKRCRDRPSIARSLALDTAYGIQRPGE; encoded by the coding sequence ATGATACATCTTTATCACGCCCCCGAATCCCGCTCGACACGAATGATCGCCCTGCTCGAGGAAATTGGCGAGCCTTATGAGATTCGGCCTGTATCAATTTTTCGTCTCAATATGGGCGAAGGCATGGCGGATCCGGCAAACCCCCATCCCGACAAGCGCGTTCCCGCCGTCGAACATGAAGGGCAGCTTTTGGCCGAATCGGTCGCGATCACGCTCTATCTATGCGACCGCTTCCCCGCAGCAGGTCTCGCTCCGGCCGCGGGGGATCCGCAACGCGGCGAGTATTTGACCTGGCTTTGCTGGTATGCTGCCGAAATGGAGCCCGCCATGTTTATGAAGCTGCTCGGTGAAAGAGAGAATCCGGTGCGGCGTTATCTCTATGACGGCGTCGTGAAGCGGCTCGAATCGATCCTATCGCATCAGCCCTATTTGCTTGGCGACCGCTATTCGGCCGCCGATTTTATCGTGGGCAGCGCGCTCAATTTCGCACGCGCTGCTTTTCCAGAAAGCGAGGCGCTCGACGCGTTTGCAAAACGCTGTCGCGATAGGCCGTCAATAGCGCGAAGCCTAGCGCTCGACACGGCCTATGGTATCCAGCGGCCCGGAGAATAA
- a CDS encoding EI24 domain-containing protein yields the protein MTGIPSALMRALRDLNHPRVVRILLQSLGLTLLIFLLLGAGLFLLSRWALREYWGLGGMESDLAGAIIIVLLLLGGWLLFRAVAILVVGLFADALIDDIETRHYPRAAASAVGIGWRHGARLALASILRLIGGNLIALPGYIFLLVTGVGTALLALAVNAILLGRDLEAMIGARHPGQPGLDRGTRWSLGFLSAASFMVPVVNLLAPLLSAAMTVHLFHMRQKGSS from the coding sequence ATGACCGGCATTCCTTCTGCCCTGATGCGCGCGCTCCGGGACCTGAACCATCCGCGGGTTGTGCGTATATTGTTGCAAAGCCTTGGGCTCACCTTGCTGATCTTTCTGCTGCTCGGCGCGGGATTATTCCTGCTGAGTCGCTGGGCCTTGCGCGAATATTGGGGACTGGGGGGCATGGAGAGCGATCTTGCCGGGGCCATCATCATCGTTCTGCTCTTGCTCGGCGGCTGGCTGCTGTTTAGGGCGGTCGCCATCCTGGTCGTCGGCCTGTTTGCCGATGCCCTCATCGACGATATCGAAACGCGCCATTATCCTCGGGCTGCGGCCAGCGCCGTCGGCATTGGGTGGCGGCATGGAGCCCGCCTTGCCCTTGCCTCGATCCTGCGACTGATCGGCGGCAATCTGATAGCACTGCCCGGCTATATTTTTCTGCTCGTTACCGGCGTGGGCACCGCCCTGCTCGCTCTTGCCGTCAACGCCATCCTGCTTGGCCGCGACCTCGAAGCGATGATTGGCGCACGCCACCCCGGACAGCCAGGGCTGGACCGGGGCACGCGCTGGTCGCTCGGTTTTCTGTCTGCCGCAAGCTTCATGGTGCCCGTCGTCAATTTATTGGCGCCTCTGCTCAGCGCGGCTATGACCGTGCATCTTTTCCATATGCGTCAAAAGGGCTCGTCATGA
- a CDS encoding ABC transporter permease — protein sequence MNAFVRTMFVVARRDFLAMVATPTFLLFLLAPLFVIGMGFVGKLGGEQLADSSKGSARIVAVVERKDVGALRAADRWLRAGFNRPPPTLEIRVAQTGGSDAPVPALPDANAIAQEKGKDTLAVMTGPLSAPTIAEEKADSGAGRYLALLAREAQRQRAATALPQSRPQFALLSNGESSIAAQQAIGFGAVFVLFLLTLLLASQAVGSLAEEKGNKVIEILAAAVPLEGVFLGKLLGMFGVAILFIGFWALIAIGGGLIAATQMDASALAAASGATDPTALLAAPATGWPFFLAVNFGYFTLAFLLLGAVFLGVGAQAATVREIQMLSLPITIFQVGMFSLSSAAAGAPDSRIARIAEIFPFSSPFAMAARAANDSGRMEHFIAIGWQAFWVLLVVTVSVRLFRSGVLSGQPSWKFWEWHRTG from the coding sequence ATGAACGCCTTTGTCCGCACCATGTTCGTTGTTGCGCGGCGCGACTTTCTGGCGATGGTCGCCACCCCCACCTTCCTCTTGTTCCTGCTCGCCCCGCTCTTTGTGATCGGCATGGGCTTTGTCGGCAAGCTTGGAGGCGAACAGCTGGCCGACAGCAGCAAGGGCAGCGCACGCATCGTCGCGGTCGTCGAGCGGAAGGATGTCGGTGCATTGCGCGCCGCCGACCGCTGGCTGCGGGCCGGCTTCAACCGCCCTCCACCGACGCTGGAAATACGGGTTGCCCAGACCGGAGGGTCCGATGCCCCCGTCCCCGCCCTTCCGGACGCCAACGCCATCGCACAGGAAAAGGGGAAGGATACGCTGGCGGTGATGACGGGACCGCTCAGCGCCCCGACCATCGCCGAGGAAAAAGCCGATTCGGGGGCGGGACGCTATCTCGCGCTGCTCGCCCGCGAAGCACAGCGTCAGCGCGCGGCGACCGCGCTGCCACAGTCCCGGCCGCAATTTGCTCTTTTGTCGAACGGCGAAAGCAGCATTGCCGCGCAGCAGGCGATCGGCTTTGGCGCGGTGTTCGTCCTTTTCCTCCTCACCCTGCTTCTGGCGAGCCAGGCGGTGGGTTCGCTGGCCGAGGAAAAGGGCAATAAGGTGATCGAGATTCTCGCCGCCGCAGTGCCGCTTGAAGGGGTATTTCTGGGCAAGCTGCTCGGCATGTTCGGCGTCGCCATTTTGTTCATCGGCTTTTGGGCCCTCATCGCCATCGGCGGCGGGCTGATCGCGGCGACCCAGATGGATGCGTCCGCTCTCGCTGCGGCCAGCGGAGCAACCGATCCGACGGCACTGCTCGCCGCCCCCGCCACCGGCTGGCCCTTTTTTCTGGCGGTGAATTTCGGCTATTTTACCCTCGCCTTCCTTTTGCTCGGCGCGGTTTTTCTGGGGGTAGGCGCTCAGGCAGCGACGGTGCGCGAGATCCAGATGCTCAGCCTGCCGATCACCATATTTCAGGTCGGCATGTTCAGCCTGTCGAGCGCGGCGGCGGGCGCACCCGACAGCCGCATCGCCCGCATCGCGGAAATTTTCCCCTTCTCCTCCCCCTTTGCCATGGCGGCGCGAGCGGCGAATGACTCGGGCCGGATGGAACATTTTATCGCCATCGGCTGGCAGGCTTTCTGGGTATTACTCGTCGTCACGGTTTCGGTGCGGCTTTTCCGCTCGGGCGTGCTGAGCGGGCAGCCCAGTTGGAAATTCTGGGAATGGCACCGCACGGGCTAA
- a CDS encoding ParB/RepB/Spo0J family partition protein produces the protein MTEKKEEPSPPSARKRPSGLGRGLNALFGDVAVETPVLASPGTATKTSSSSGGESVQHVDVGAIHPLPGQPRRHFDETAITELSESIAVRGLLQPIIVRRAPDGQGYQLVAGERRWRAAQRAGLHRIPALVRALDDAATYEIALVENIQRQDLNAIEEASAYRKLIEDFGHNQEALARLVGKSRSHVANLMRLLDLPAAVQDLVSEGSLAMGHARALIGAEKAEVIAHKAVKEGLSVRAVEALVRTARRGENSPVPVANNGDGAAGRDPDIVAVERHLSELLGIGAAISYAGEGKGALTLKFASLDQLDMICQRLSGEAI, from the coding sequence ATGACTGAAAAGAAAGAGGAACCATCCCCCCCTTCCGCACGGAAACGCCCCTCGGGGCTGGGGCGCGGGCTGAATGCGCTTTTTGGTGACGTGGCGGTCGAGACGCCGGTGCTTGCCAGCCCGGGTACCGCGACCAAAACATCTTCGTCCAGTGGCGGAGAGTCGGTTCAGCATGTCGATGTCGGGGCCATTCATCCGCTTCCCGGGCAGCCGCGACGTCATTTTGATGAAACGGCTATTACCGAATTGTCCGAATCGATCGCTGTCCGTGGACTGCTCCAGCCGATCATCGTGCGGCGTGCGCCTGATGGTCAGGGCTATCAGCTTGTCGCGGGAGAACGGCGCTGGCGCGCAGCGCAGCGGGCGGGTTTGCACCGCATCCCTGCACTGGTGCGGGCTCTTGATGATGCCGCCACCTATGAGATTGCGCTGGTTGAGAATATCCAGCGACAGGATCTAAATGCGATTGAAGAAGCGAGCGCTTATCGCAAATTGATCGAAGATTTTGGACATAATCAGGAAGCGTTGGCGCGGCTCGTCGGTAAATCACGCAGCCATGTCGCCAATTTGATGCGACTTCTGGATCTGCCCGCAGCCGTGCAGGATTTGGTCAGCGAAGGATCCTTGGCCATGGGGCACGCCCGTGCGCTGATCGGCGCGGAAAAGGCGGAAGTTATCGCCCATAAGGCGGTCAAGGAAGGTTTGTCGGTCCGTGCGGTGGAAGCGCTGGTCCGCACTGCGCGCCGGGGAGAAAATTCGCCTGTACCCGTTGCAAATAATGGCGATGGCGCGGCCGGACGGGACCCTGACATTGTTGCGGTCGAACGCCATTTGTCTGAACTGCTGGGGATCGGTGCCGCGATCAGCTATGCGGGCGAAGGCAAGGGGGCGCTCACACTGAAATTTGCCTCGCTGGACCAGCTCGATATGATCTGTCAGCGCCTGTCAGGCGAAGCTATTTGA
- a CDS encoding helix-turn-helix transcriptional regulator, with protein sequence MRRADRLFQIIQMLRRSSYPLTAAQMAAELEVSVRTIYRDMADLIGQRVPISGEAGFGYILDDAFDMPPLMLTGEEVEAAVLGAQWVAAGSDPVLANAARDLIAKISVVIPDQLRSHISHPSMSFRQSAVKISDGIDIARTRQWIRAGRKLRIDYRDERGKVSARVIWPIIIGYFDDRRTLAAWCELRQAFRHFRCDRILVADFLDEHYDVAPGALRQNWRKNVIDAVPKLPSETKKRDALAPGHS encoded by the coding sequence ATGCGCCGCGCCGACCGCCTTTTTCAGATTATCCAGATGCTGCGCCGGTCTTCTTACCCGCTCACCGCCGCGCAAATGGCGGCGGAATTGGAAGTGTCGGTGCGTACCATTTACCGCGATATGGCGGATCTGATTGGACAGCGCGTACCGATCAGCGGCGAGGCGGGGTTCGGCTATATCCTCGATGACGCGTTCGACATGCCGCCGCTCATGCTGACGGGGGAGGAGGTCGAGGCCGCGGTGCTAGGGGCGCAGTGGGTGGCAGCGGGCAGCGACCCGGTTCTGGCCAACGCCGCACGGGATCTGATCGCAAAGATCTCCGTCGTGATTCCCGATCAACTTCGCAGCCATATATCGCATCCGTCCATGTCCTTTCGCCAGTCTGCGGTGAAGATCAGCGATGGCATCGACATCGCCCGCACCCGGCAATGGATTCGTGCCGGACGCAAGCTTCGGATCGATTATCGCGATGAGCGGGGCAAGGTAAGCGCGCGCGTAATCTGGCCGATCATCATCGGCTATTTCGATGACCGGCGAACGCTTGCGGCGTGGTGCGAACTTCGGCAGGCCTTTCGCCATTTCCGATGCGACCGCATATTGGTAGCGGACTTTCTGGACGAACATTATGACGTCGCGCCCGGTGCACTGCGCCAGAATTGGCGCAAAAACGTGATCGACGCGGTGCCGAAGCTGCCGAGCGAAACAAAAAAAAGAGACGCATTGGCCCCCGGGCACTCCTGA